In Topomyia yanbarensis strain Yona2022 chromosome 2, ASM3024719v1, whole genome shotgun sequence, one DNA window encodes the following:
- the LOC131679577 gene encoding uncharacterized protein LOC131679577, whose amino-acid sequence MRDKDQLAVWRERLEKTFEKFQSNRLQMDLLEEDGQDLDDTSLAGAEEGAKPVRRECYDSLVKLIDDFERNLRMIEKMRIDIEGWSILLAHMVCSRLDSSTLKQWENYNQSTEAPEYNNLNEFLRRHSTVLQSIAPGKSRTTDPSRSEPIRPQKSRFSSIHSVTSSAPRPCPFCKQSAHSPFKCEAFRNSPIQQRYELVKRKALCINCLSPDHQIKNCSSSACRVCGQKHHTMLHQQTNNRSPNLSQASKSASSSLISDQTQSQTQNNRNTTNVSNQTSSPTVPTDVQVPSTSSSLSHCSTSLVANVRQIPSTVLLQTALVKVFDPTGYFLWARVLLDPASQLNVVSERFVQRLTVRKVKDHHVIGGIGKATILSTHSIVARIQSHYTEFSADLKFQILEEITRELPNNAVDISEWVWPNDIVLADPKFHEPAYVDMIIGMEIYYDLLLEGLIRLGPGKPVLQQTTLGWVVSGRVGIQQSYQSTPSLVNVCSTEPLDDQLAKFWELESCQSSSIMSVEETVCEAHFAATTSRDATGRFVVVLPKKPSVMPLLGNSYEIAKRRFLSLERRLQANPLLRSAYAAFINEYRNLKHMQEVIESQILTSPSYYLPHLCVVRPDSLTTKLRVVFDAPCTTDTGISLNDALMVGPVVQEDLVSIILRFRMPRYAIISDVEKMYRQVLVHSSDQPLQRILWRNEPSEPIQIYELMTVNYGTSAAPYLATKCLQQLSKLGQSSHPTAAQVIANDFYMDDMISGTDTIEEGKILCTELLQLLQSAGFSLRKWSSNSQEILAHIPADRHDERTVLDLDTSPTVKTLGLKWEPASDMFGFQVPTWNEGTIITERIALSDAARLYDPLGLVGPVIVLAKVFMQELWRNQNSWDEPLED is encoded by the exons ATGCGGGACAAGGATCAACTTGCGGTGTGGCGAGAAAGGTTAGAAAAGACGTTTGAAAAATTCCAAAGCAATCGTTTGCAGATGGATCTTTTAGAGGAAGATGGGCAAGACCTTGATGATACTTCGTTAGCTGGTGCCGAAGAAGGTGCAA AACCAGTCAGACGAGAATGCTACGATTCCCTCGTTAAGCTGATAGACGATTTCGAACGTAATCTGAGGATGATCGAGAAGATGAGGATAGACATTGAGGGTTGGAGCATCCTACTGGCTCACATGGTTTGTTCGCGTCTCGACTCGTCCACGTTGAAGCAGTGGGAAAATTACAACCAGTCCACGGAGGCACCCGAGTACAATAATCTAAACGAGTTTTTACGACGTCATAGCACAGTTTTGCAATCGATCGCGCCAGGAAAATCTCGTACCACCGATCCTTCACGGTCGGAGCCCATCCGGCCACAGAAGTCAAGGTTCAGTAGCATACATTCCGTTACCAGTTCAGCACCAAGGCCCTGTCCATTCTGTAAGCAGTCGGCTCATTCGCCATTCAAATGTGAAGCTTTTAGAAATTCGCCAATCCAGCAAAGGTACGAGTTAGTGAAGAGAAAGGCACTATGTATTAATTGCCTCTCACCAGATCACCAAATCAAGAACTGTTCATCCAGTGCGTGTCGTGTTTGTGGACAAAAACACCACACTATGTTACACCAACAAACTAACAATCGTAGTCCCAATCTAAGCCAAGCATCCAAATCGGCTTCTAGTTCGCTCATCTCTGATCAAACTCAGTCCCAAACTCAGAACAATCGAAACACGACTAATGTTTCGAATCAGACTTCCTCGCCAACTGTTCCTACCGACGTTCAAGTCCCATCAACATCGTCATCGCTCAGCCATTGCTCCACCTCCTTGGTTGCCAATGTTCGTCAGATTCCATCGACTGTCCTACTGCAGACAGCGTTAGTGAAAGTTTTCGATCCCACTGGATACTTCTTATGGGCTAGAGTTCTACTTGATCCCGCATCGCAGCTCAACGTTGTTTCTGAACGCTTCGTGCAGCGTTTAACTGTTCGAAAGGTCAAGGACCATCACGTTATTGGGGGTATTGGCAAGGCCACTATCCTATCTACACACTCAATCGTAGCTCGTATTCAGTCACACTATACTGAGTTCAGTGCAGATCTTAAGTTCCAAATTCTGGAGGAAATCACTCGCGAACTTCCCAACAACGCCGTTGATATCTCTGAGTGGGTTTGGCCTAATGACATTGTTCTTGCTGATCCTAAATTCCATGAACCGGCATATGTTGATATGATCATAGGAATGGAGATTTACTACGATCTTCTCCTCGAAGGACTAATCCGGTTAGGCCCAGGAAAGCCGGTGTTGCAGCAAACTACCCTGGGTTGGGTAGTGTCCGGAAGAGTAGGAATCCAGCAATCTTATCAATCGACTCCAAGCCTCGTCAATGTATGTAGTACAGAACCGTTGGACGACCAACTAGCAAAGTTTTGGGAGCTAGAATCTTGCCAGTCTTCGAGCATCATGTCCGTCGAAGAAACAGTCTGTGAGGCACACTTCGCTGCAACTACGAGCAGAGACGCTACCGGTCGGTTCGTTGTAGTTCTCCCAAAGAAGCCATCCGTTATGCCACTACTAGGAAACTCGTATGAAATTGCCAAACGCCGTTTTCTTTCCCTGGAACGTCGTCTACAAGCCAATCCACTACTTCGGTCAGCGTATGCGGCATTCATCAACGAGTACCGCAACCTAAAACATATGCAAGAAGTAATCGAGTCACAAATCCTCACGTCCCCGTCCTACTATCTCCCACATCTTTGCGTCGTGCGTCCTGATAGTCTCACCACCAAGCTACGTGTTGTATTTGATGCACCGTGTACGACCGACACTGGCATTTCACTGAACGATGCATTGATGGTGGGTCCGGTGGTGCAGGAAGATCTTGTCTCAATAATATTGCGTTTTCGGATGCCCCGGTATGCCATTATTTCGGACGTGGAAAAAATGTACCGGCAAGTGTTAGTCCATTCGTCCGATCAGCCACTCCAGCGAATTCTCTGGAGAAACGAACCGTCCGAACCAATACAGATCTACGAGTTGATGACAGTGAACTACGGCACCTCAGCTGCACCATACCTGGCGACGAAATGTCTGCAACAGCTTTCTAAACTGGGCCAATCATCGCATCCTACTGCTGCACAAGTAATTGCAAATGATTTCTATATGGACGACATGATCAGTGGCACCGACACAATCGAAGAAGGAAAGATTTTATGCACGGAACTCCTACAATTGCTTCAATCTGCTGGGTTTAGTCTACGAAAATGGTCGTCCAATAGCCAAGAAATCTTGGCACACATTCCAGCCGATCGTCATGATGAACGCACCGTACTCGACTTGGATACATCTCCTACTGTAAAAACCTTAGGGCTCAAGTGGGAGCCTGCTTCCGACATGTTCGGATTTCAAGTCCCAACGTGGAATGAAGGGACCATTATCACGGAACGAATCGCCCTGTCCGATGCTGCTCGGCTCTACGATCCTTTAGGACTCGTTGGACCCGTAATCGTTCTAGCCAAGGTCTTCATGCAGGAATTGTGGAGGAACCAAAATTCGTGGGACGAACCTCTAGAAGATTAA
- the LOC131679578 gene encoding uncharacterized protein LOC131679578, with amino-acid sequence MGDLPTERVTPTYPFLNTGVDLCGPFFYRHNNRKSPPIKSYVVIFVCLVTKAVHIDLVADLSTNAFISALKRFVARRGKPAVIECDNAKNFVGASRVLGDLCKQFNSQQHQHTISSHCSEEGIQFKFIPPRSPNFGGLWEAAVKSFKKHMKASIGTSVLLKDDLETLITQIEGCLNSRPLTQLSSEPEDLEILTPGHFLVHRPLVATAEPSYEAIPTNRLDRYQQNQEFVRRIWKRWSTDYLSGLLPRTKWTFQSDNITIGTMVLVKEDNLPSLKWRYGRITQIYRSDDGNVRVVTVKTKDGEFRRAISNICVLPIERPATTGGDNVLSNT; translated from the coding sequence ATGGGAGATTTGCCTACTGAACGTGTGACTCCAACCTATCCGTTTTTGAATACCGGAGTTGACCTTTGTGGGCCCTTCTTCTATCGCCACAACAACCGAAAATCACCACCAATCAAAAGCTACGTTGTTATCTTTGTGTGTCTCGTAACAAAGGCTGTACATATAGATTTGGTGGCTGACCTTTCTACCAACGCATTCATATCAGCCTTGAAGCGGTTTGTCGCACGCCGTGGCAAACCAGCAGTAATCGAATGCGATAATGCAAAAAATTTCGTTGGAGCATCTCGCGTGCTAGGAGATCTCTGTAAGCAGTTCAACTCTCAACAACATCAGCACACTATCAGCTCCCATTGTAGCGAAGAAGGCATCCAGTTCAAATTTATCCCTCCGCGATCCCCAAACTTCGGGGGACTCTGGGAAGCTGCCGTAAAGTCGTTCAAGAAACACATGAAGGCTTCGATTGGTACATCCGTCCTACTCAAAGATGACCTTGAGACGCTCATCACACAGATCGAAGGCTGTCTAAACTCGAGGCCGCTAACCCAACTGTCATCGGAACCCGAAGATTTGGAAATTCTTACGCCGGGTCATTTCCTTGTTCATCGTCCCCTTGTGGCCACGGCGGAACCATCGTATGAAGCAATTCCAACAAACCGTCTGGATCGCTACCAGCAAAACCAGGAGTTTGTACGACGCATCTGGAAGCGTTGGAGCACCGACTACCTCTCTGGCCTGCTCCCACGTACAAAATGGACGTTTCAGAGCGACAACATTACCATCGGAACGATGGTGCTTGTGAAGGAGGACAACCTTCCTTCCCTCAAATGGCGTTACGGTCGCATCACTCAAATCTACCGTAGCGATGATGGAAACGTACGAGTGGTCACGGTGAAGACCAAGGATGGCGAATTCCGGCGCGCAATATCTAATATTTGCGTGCTACCTATTGAACGCCCAGCGACTACTGGGGGTGATAATGTTCTCTCCAATACCTAA